A window of the Lactuca sativa cultivar Salinas chromosome 7, Lsat_Salinas_v11, whole genome shotgun sequence genome harbors these coding sequences:
- the LOC111881644 gene encoding eukaryotic translation initiation factor 5A-2 produces MSDEEVHFESKADAGASKTFPQQAGTIRKNGYIVIKNRPCKVVEVSTSKTGKHGHAKCHFVGIDIFTGKKLEDIVPSSHNCDVPHVTRTDYQLIDISEDGFVSLLTESGNTKDDLKLPTDENLLKQIKDGFSEGKDLVVSVMSAMGEEQINSLKDIGKN; encoded by the exons ATGTCCGACGAAGAGGTTCACTTCGAGTCCAAGGCTGATGCTGGAGCATCCAAAACTTTCCCTCAACAAGCAGGCACCATTCGAAAAAATGGATACATAGTCATCAAGAACAGGCCCTGCAAG GTTGTTGAGGTTTCCACCTCAAAAACAGGCAAGCATGGTCATGCAAAGTGTCATTTTGTAGGAATTGACATTTTTACTGGCAAAAAGCTTGAAGATATCGTTCCTTCTTCTCATAATTGTGAT GTCCCGCATGTCACTCGTACGGATTATCAGTTGATTGATATTTCTGAAGACGGCTTT GTGAGTCTTCTGACCGAAAGCGGAAACACAAAAGATGATCTAAAGCTTCCCACTGATGAAAATCTGCTTAAACAG ATTAAAGATGGGTTTAGTGAAGGAAAAGATCTTGTGGTGAGCGTTATGTCGGCTATGGGAGAAGAGCAGATTAATTCTCTCAAAGATATCGGCAAGAATTAA